DNA sequence from the Pseudoxanthomonas indica genome:
CTCCGGCGCGGTGGAACGCTGGCTGGGAGCGCGCGCCGGCGATGCGGCCTGGATGCGCCAGCTGTCGCCGCTGGCGCGGCTGCACGCGGGCATGCCGCCGATCTTCATCGTCCATGGCGACGCCGATCCGGTGGTGCCGATCGAACAGTCGCGGCAACTGCTGGCGGCAGCGCAGGCGCTGGGCATTCCGGCGCAGCTGCACGTGGTGCCCGGCGGCAAACACGGCGGATTCGATCCGCGCGAGGAAGCACGAATCATGGTCGCGCTGCGCGCATTCCTGCTGGCGCAAGGCGCACCCGCACGTTGACGGGAGTCCGGCCCGTGTCCCGGACGCATCCAACGGAGAAGCACCATGACCACGTCCGCACGACAGCATGGGCTGAGCATCGCCATCGCCGTCACCCTGGCCGCCAGCGCGGCGACCACCCGCGCGCAGACGCCCGCACCGCCGCAACTGGCCATCACCGGCAGTGTGCAGACCTTCCACGACAGCGCCCTGCAGACCTGCGGGACCACCAAGGTCCATATCGATGGGCCGGTGCGCCTGTTCCGCGATCAGTTCGACCTGGTGCACATGACCATCGGCGATCCGCAGGCGCGCGGCTGGCAGTGGACCGGCAGCGTCGCCGCCTTCAATGCGCAACCATCGACGGCCACGCTCGACTGCACGCCCATCATGATCGGCGACGTCGGCAACAACACCATCGATCGCTTCGACCAGAAGACGTTCCTGCAGGCGCTGCATTTTGATCCGGCCACCGGCTACGTCTACGGCTATGGCCACAACGATTATTTCGGCCGGCGTATTTCCGATCCCGATTGCCAATTCACCGGCGGCACGGTGCCCAAGCCGCAGTGCTGGTACAGCGCCATCGCGATCTGGAAGGCGGATGCGCTGAACACCTCGCCCAGCGGGCACCTGTCGTTCTCCAAGCTCAAGGGCGTGCCCTGGCACATCGCGATCTTTCCGCACGTGGCCTATCCAGGCGACACCAACACGCCCACCGCCGGCTGGATCGGCTACGGCGCACCGTCCAACATCGTCCGCGGCTTCAATGCCGAGGGTGAGCCGGATGGTTACTACTACTTCTTCGCCTACACCAGTTCCGGCTATGGCGACCAGGACAAGGGCGTGTGCCTGTTCCGCAGCGACAATCCGGCGCTGCGCGAAAACTGGCGGGCCTGGACCGGCAGCACCACCGCGCCGGCCTTCACCCAGCGCATGAACAATCCCTACATCAGCGCCACCGCGCCGTGCCCGGTGGTCAATGCGGGCACGTTCCAATCCTACGTGCGCAGCGTTCATTGGCATGCGGCGTCGCGTCACTACGTGGCGGTGTTCCGCGATGGCGCGGGCGTGCGCTATGCCACCTCGCGCGATCTGGTGAACTGGAACCCGTCGGTGGCGCTGTACAGCTCCACCGCCAGCGAAGTGAACTATCCGTCGCTGGTGGATCTGGATGGCGGCACGCCGGCGCTGGCCGGTGACGGTCACAACTTCGACGTGATCCACGACAACGGCAAGATGTATCTGTACTTCCGGACCTCGGTGGTGTCCGGGCATACCCGCATCAACCGCCTCGCCGTGGATATCAGCAACTATCCGTAAGTGTCACGCCGTGGTGGGCTGCAGCAGCCCACCACGGCGGTTGCCGGTTTCAATCAGCGCTTGCGCCTAGCGCGCAAGCACGCTCTTGGCGGATTTCTGGATCGTGCCGTCGGGGCGGGTACCCTCGATGGACCAGGTGAAGCGACGCGCATCATCGGGCAGGGGCACGCTGAATTCCCACGGGAATCCCTTGTCCACCAGCACGCCGGAATCCTTGCCGGTCGACCAGCGCAGCGCCACCTGGGTGTAGTCGCGCTTGCCGTTTTCCAGGAACACGAAGGCGCTGCGCATCGAGGGGCCGTAGTCCAGCACCATGCCGCGGGCGGCAGGGTCGGTGATGCGGGTCATCGGCGTGCGCCAGGCGTCTTTCGCCGACGCGGACATCACCGTGGCCTGCAGGCCGGGACGGATGCCGGCGCCTTCCACCGTGAACGCCACCAGCCCACGCGCGGGTACCTGCAGCGTGGCGACACCCTCGTTGAAGGTCGGCGCCGACGACAGGCCATGCAGGTCCGTCGCGCGCACCTTGCCATTCGCCAACCCCGGCACGCGCGCCACATCGATGCGTACCTCACTGCTGACGGGCGCGTCGGATTCATTCATCAGCGCCACGTACAGGCGGCTGCCGTCGCCACTGCGCGCGCTCACGTAGTTGAGCTCCACGTTGTCGGCCTGGATCAGCTGCGCCGGCATCCACAGCACGGCATCGTCGTGGGCGAAGAAGCGACCGCTGCGCCCGCCGTACGCGCGATTCTGCAGATACGCATAGCCTTCGATGAATTCCGACGGAAAGGTGATCGCCCCGTCCGAGCGCGCCCAGGCATCGGTGACCAGGTAATCGAGCAGCATCGATGCCATCGGCCAGACATGGTTGAAGTGGAACGAGTTGACGCTGAGCGACTTGGGATCGTGCAGGGGATAGTCGGGCTTTTCGTAAATCGTCGTGCGCGCGGTGTTGATGTGGTAACCGGGGAAATTGGTATAGCGGCCAATCACCGCCGAGCGCGCGACATCGTGGAGGAAATCATCCTGGGTGGCATGGGCGATGCGCAGCAGCCACGGCGCCCAGTTGGCCATGAAGATCGCCCGGTGGCCACTGGCGGTGCCGGAGGATTCCGGCGTCAGCCCGATTTCCGACAAGCGCCATGCAGGCGCATCTTCGGGCGCGGCCGGCATCGGCGGATGGCCCTTGCCAGCCAGGTAACCGTAGTGCGGTGCCATGCCGTCCGGATTGACCCGCACGTTGCCGGCGGGAATGGCCGGTGCAAACCAGACGTATTGGGTGAACTCGCGCGCGGCGCGGTGGGCGGCCTGCAGGTAGCGCGAATCGCCGGTGGCCTCGTGCAGTTCCAGCAGCGACGGGAAGTCCGGCACGAACTGGGTCCAGAAGAACGGCTCCTCGCCATGCACGCCGGCGAACTCGCGCGCGGGTTGCGCGATGCGTGCGGCGAGATAGGCATCCGCGCCGCGCACCGCAGCGTCCAGGTAGCGCTGCTCACCGCTGGCCCGGTACAGCGCCAGGCTGTTCTGCCAGGTGTCGCCGCGCTCGTGCACGTCGAGGTTGCGGGTGCGGCTGCCGGCGTATTCCTGCTTCGCCAGCGCCAGGAAGGCCGGCGAAGCGCCGTTGAAGATGCGATGCAGGGCAGCCAGTTCCGACACCGGCGCCGCCGGTCCTTCCAAGGTGTAGGACGGATGCTGGATCTTCTGCGTCTCGTCGATGGTGAACAGGTACTTCTCGCGGGAGACCATGTATTCGATGTAGGGCGCGACCCGATGACGCCAGATCGCGGCATCGTCGGTCACCAGCGCCAGGTCGAGCGGGTTCAGCGAGGACACGTTCTTGACCGTGCCGGGCGCATCGGTTTCGTAACTGGAGCCCTTGTCGTCCTCGCGGAACTGCGACCAGTGGCTCATGCCGTAGTCGACAATCCGTTCCAGCGTGCGGTTGAGCGAAGACAGCGCATTGCGACGATAGTCGTGGAAGCCGTACAGCGTGCGCGCGGCATGTTCATAGCCGACGGTCAGCGAACCGCGATGGACATACGGCCGCAGCGAAAAGGCGAAGCGCTCGCCGGCCTTCAACCGTGATCCGGCGCCACCCAGCACCGGCGCGAACACCATCGGTTGCGCCTGGCCCGTCGGGTTGCGCAGAGCGATGCCGAAGCGGGAGTTGGTGAACACCGGCAGCGGTTCGAACGGAAACTCGCCGGCATCGACGACTACGCCTTCCACCTGGCCGTTGTGCTCGACCAGGGTCGAAGGCAGCGTGGCCTGGAACGCCAGGGTCAGGTAGCTGCGATCCGGAAAGCGCTTCTCGGTCCACACCAGTGGTTGGAAGATCGCCTGGGTCTGCTCCGGCGCATGCGCCGGAGCGCCCATGTAAGCCACCGAGTAGTAGCCCGCGCGCTTGGCGTCGAGCGTGTAGCGCAGGGTGGGGGGGCCGTCCTTGCCGGGCAGCAGTTCGGCGGACAGGGTAAAGCCCGGGCGTTTCGGGAACCGCCAGCGATACCCACCCGAGGCCAGGCGCTGTGCGTGATCGGCCTTGACGCAGTCGCGCGGTGCGGCGGCAAAGGCGTCGGCCGTGCGGCCGCTGGCGTCGCCCTGCAGGATCGCGGAATCGAAGCCATCGCCGACTTCGCTGGCATCGCGACGCGTCTGCGCCACCTCGGCATCGGCCGCCACCGCCGCCGGCCAGGTGACCACGTTGTAGCGCGTGCGCAGGCTGTCGGCGGGCAACAGTTTCGGTGCGGGTTCGTCTGCGCGGTACAACACGCAGAACGCGATGTCGAAGCGGGCACGCGCGCCGTCGGGTGCGGTGAGGGTGACCGCGCCGTCATCCACGTCCAGCAGATGGGCCGGTGGAGCCGCGCCAGCGGCCAAAGGAGTGGCAAGCGCCAGCGCGAACGCCAGCGTCCGGATTGCTACGTGCATCGATGTCCTCCGTCATTGCAGGCGGCGGCCCGATGCCGCCGTGGGATCAGGCCCAGCCAAGCTCCGCCAGCGGCAGCTCGGCGCGCAGCTCGGCGATTTCGCGCAAGCCGGCTGCATCCAGGCTGCGGGTGGGATGACGCACGCGCGCGCAGTCGATCACGCCGGCGGCCACCAGGTTGTGCTTCATCACCGACACGCCCAGGCCCGGTTGCAGTTCGTAACGGATCAAGGGCAGGTAGCGGGCAAACTCGCGCCGCGCGCCGGCACGGTCACCGGCTTCCCACAGATTCCACATGCTGACGAAGGCGGCCGTCAGATCGCTGCCCGGCATGGTGCCCACCGCGCCGCGATCCAGTTCCTCGATCAGGAACTGACCATTGAGACCGCCGAACAGCACGGGAGGTGCATCGTTGCCATCGAGGATCGCGCTGATCTTGGGCGCGGTCGGCGGTGCTTCCACCTTGACGTAGCGCACCTGCTCCAGTTCGCGCGCCATGCGTGCGATCAGCGGAGCACCAATGGTCACGCCGCTCATCAACGGGGCGTCCTGGACCATCACCGGAATGCTCACGGCGTCGCTGATGGCGCGGAAATAATGGAACACGCCGTCGGCGTCCGGCTTCATGAAATGCGGCGGCAGCACCATCAGGCCATCCGCCCCGCCAGCTTCGGCTTCGCGACTGAGCGCCACGGCGAGGTCGGTGCCGGTATGGCCGGAGCTCACGATCACCGGCACGCGGCCGTCGACCTCGCGCACGATCATCTCCAGGATCCTGCGGCGCTCTTCGCCCGACAGGGTGTAGCCCTCGCTGGCGTTGCCGAACAGTCCCAGTCCGTGCGCGCCTGCATCGAGCAGGAAACGCACCAGCCGGCGCTGGCTGTCGATATCGATGCTGCCGTCGTCCTTGAAGGTGGTATTGACGATCGGATAGACGCCGCGGAAGGGCGTGACAGAAGTATTGGGCATATCGACGCTCCTCGCGTCAGAGGACAAAGGGGGCGATCGCGGCTTCGTCGATCTCGACGCCAAGGCCGGGTGCATCCGGCGGCGACAAGTAGGCGGCGCCCGTGGGCAGCGGCGTGCGCAGGAAACGGTTGGCGATGATCTGCACGCGTGGATTGCATTCCAGGCGCAGGAAATTCGGCGTGGCTGCCGCCAGGTGCAGCGCGGCGGCCAGCTGCGGACCCAGGCCGATGCTGACATGCGGCGCGATCGGCACGTGGAAGCTCTGCGCCAGCGCCGCCAGTTTGCGGCTTTCGGTCAGGCCGGAACGGCCCAGGTCCGGCTGCAGCACGGCGGCGGCCTGTTGTTCGAGGAACGGCAGCATCTCGTAGCGGGTGCGATAGCTCTCGCCGATCGCCAGCGGGATGCGCGTGCGTCGTGCAAGCTCGGCATGGCCGGCGACGTCTTCGGGCATCAGCGGTGCTTCCAGCCAGCCGGCGTTGCGCGCTTCCAACTCGGCGGCAAAGCGTGCGGCGTTGCTGCGGTCAAGGCGCCACAACGCATCGACGTAAAGTTCAACGCGATCGCCAAATGCGGCCCGCAGCGCATCGAGTTCGGCGAGGCAGGCCGCGGGATCTTCGGCCATGAACAGCTTGAATGCCGTGACGCCTTCGGCCACCAGGCGCTGTGCTTCTTCCACCCTTTGCGCGACATTGGCGCCCGCCAATCCGGAGACATAGCAGGGCAGTTCGGTCCGGCATGGCCCACCGAGCAGACGATAGACCGGTTGAGCAAACGCCTTGCCGCACAGATCCCAGATCGCCAGGTCGATGCCGGCCATCGCGTCCACCAGGAAGCTGCCGGTATGGCCGCGCACGCGCATGGCGGCATAGAGGCGATCCCAGATGGCTTCCGGCGCCAACGCGTCTTCGCCCACCAGTAAAGGTGCGAACAGTGTGCGCACGATTTCGCAGGTGACTTCCGGCGCCACCGGCGCCTGTGCCTCACCCCAACCGATCAAACCGGCGTCGGTATGCACCGAGATCAACACGGTTTCCAGGTGATCGGCCGCATACAGGGTGCGGTAGTGGGTGGCCCAGCGGTAGCGTTGTGCAGCGTCGCCCGTGAGCGCGGCAGGGGTGCCGGCGGTGCCCATCGACTCACTGACGTCGCGGGGAATCCTGACCGCACGCGCGGTCACACGAGTAATCCGCTGGGTCATCTCAGTTCCGGTCCGCGGACTGCGCCAGGGTCACGTCCTCGACCAGATCCTTGCCGGCGCGGCGGATGTGGTCACCCAGTACCTGCACCAGGCGTGGCGTGTCACCGGCCTGGATGGCTTCAAGCAAGGCGCTGTGTTCGTGCAGCTCGGCCTCCATGCGGGTGGCGTCCGGACGCTGGCGCGAATGGATGCGTGCGATGGTCAAGTGCGCATTGAGGCTGCGATACATCTCCACCAGGCGCTGGTTGCCCGAGGATTCGACAAACAGCATGTGCAGGGCGACGTTGGCGCGCTCATGTTCGGCGCGTTCGGTCTCGTTGGTCACCGGTGCTTCGAGCTGCCGGGTGAGCGCGGTGAACATGCGCAGCAGCGCCGGGGTCATGTGCGCCATGGTCAGTTCGGCCGCCAGACATTCCAGACCACGACGGACCTCGAAGATCTCTTCGACCATCTTGGGCGTGATGTCGGTGACGAACGTGCCGCTGCGGGGGCGGATGTCGATCAGGCCCTCGGCGGCGAGCCGGTTGATGGCGTCCTTGACCGGCGTCGGGCTGACGCCGAGCTGGTCGGCCAGGGATTTGACGTCCAGGCGCTGGCCGGGGCGGAAGGTCGAGCCCAGGATGCTGGCGCGGAGCATGTCCGCCACTGAATCACTGGCTCGGGCGCGGGTAAGGCGAGGCAAGGTGTCCATGGCGAAAATCCTGACAGAGTCCGACTGAATTGTAAAATGCTAAATCTGAAATTTTCTACTTTACAAGTTTGAGGGGCGCCGATAGGGTGGCCGTCCTCCCCAAAAAGGACGTCATGTGAACCTTTCGCCCTGTTCTTCCCCGGCAGCCATTGGCGGGCAGTGCCGATGAGTCCGCTGGTTTTCCAGCAGGAACGCAACTCCGGTTGCCGCTTGCGCCAGTTCGTCTACCGCGGCCATCGCTGCGTCTCCCTCGAAAACGCGACTGTGCGCGTGGTGATCGCCGCCGACAAGGGCGCGGACATCATCGAGTTCCTTTACAAGCCCAAGGACGTGGAATGCCTGTGGCATTCCCGGCACGGGCTGCGCGATGACGCCCACCTGCGCCTGAGCAGCCCGCTGCAAGGGGGGCATTTCCGCGAGTACTTCCCGGGTGGCTGGTACGAAATGCTGCCCAATGGACCGCAGCCCTGCGAGCACCGTGGCGCCGCCTTCGGCCATCACGGCGAGGCCACCCTGTTGCCCTGGGACTACCGGATCGTGCGCGATGACGCCGACGGCGTCGGCGTCGTCTTCAGCGTCCGCCTCGGCCGGATTCCGCTGCGGCTGGAACGGGCCATGTTCCTGGAAGGCGAGGGCGGCACCGTCCGCCTTGAAGAGCAGGTCACCAACGAGTCCGGGCAGACCGTGGAATTCCTGTGGGGCCACCATCCCACCTTCGGCGCGCCACTGGTGGAACCAGGCGCGCGGATCTTCCTGCCGTCCGGCACCACCGCATCAACCAGTGACAGCGTGCCCGACGGATCGCGCGTGGCCGCACAGGCGCGCGGCACGTGGCCGCACCTGACGGCACAGGCAGGCGCGGGCGACGTGGATCTTTCCACGATTCCTCATGCGGACGCCGGCAGCCATGAATTCGTGCGCCTGGATGATCTGATCGAGGGCTGGTTCGCCATCGTCAATCCGCAGCGCGAGGTCGGCTTCGCCCTGCGCTGGGACGTGGCGACCTTTCCCATGGTCGGCTTGTGGCAGATCTGGGGCGGTGGCCAGGACTATCCGTGGTACGGCATGCCGCATCTGCTGGCGTTGGAGCCGGCGTCCGATTTGCCGTCGTTGGCCGAGTCGGTGCGCCGTGGCACCGCCATCACGCTGGCAGGCGGGCAGAGCCGCCGCACTGTGCTGGAGGCCACGGCTTTCAGCAGTCGCTCGACGGTCACGCATGTGGGCGCAGGTGGAGCGATCACCGATGACGCTGCTGCAGGAGAATACGCATGAAGGCTAATCCCGATGCAACTCTCGAATTGATCGGCGCCGGCCGCGTGGTGGCGATCCTGCGCGGTGACTTCGGCCCGCACGATGACGCCATCGCCGATGCGTTGCTGGCGGGCGGCGTCACGTCGCTGGAATTGACCGTCGATTCACCGGACGCACTGGCGCGCATTGCGCGCCTGGCCGACAGGCTGTCCGGTCGCATGGCGATTGGCGCGGGCACCGTGCTGACACCTGCGCAGGTGCAGGCTGCGGCGAGTGCCGGAGCGAGCTTCATCGTGTCGCCCAATCGTGATCGCGCGGTGATTCAAGCCACCGTGGCCGCCCACATGGTGGCGCTGCCGGGTTGCCAGACACCCTCGGAAATCGTCGAAGCCGTGGCGGCCGGTGCGCAGGCAGTCAAGCTGTTTCCCGCCGAGGTGCTTGGGCCGGCCTTTGTGCGTGCCGTGCGCGGCCCGCTGCCGCATCTGCGCCTGGTCCCGACCGGCGGCGTGACGCCTGCCATTGCAGCCCAGTATCGCGCCGCTGGCGCATGGGCCGTGGGCGTGGGATCGGAACTGGTGGGAAGGGGATCCACCGACCGGGTGGATGCCGACGGCATCGGTCAACGGGCAGTCGCCTTTGTGGAGGCAATGGCATGAGCAAGCAACAACACGTGGACGCAACGACAGTGGATCGCTTGATCATCGACGGCGGCACCACCACCACGCGCGTATGGGCGGTGCGAGGCACCGAGGTGCTGGCCGAAACGCGTGCCACCGTCGGGGCACGCGACACGGCACGCGATGGTTCTCCCCAGGCCTTGCATCGCGCCGTCGAAGGCCTGCTGGAACAAGCGTCGTCCACGGCACGACTCATCCATGCCGACTGGCGGGCGGAAGGCATCGTCGCAGCCGGCATGATCACCTCGCCATTGGGCCTGGCCGAGGTGCCGCATGTGCCCGCACCCGCGGATCTGCGTGCCTTGGCAAACGGCGCCCGCGAGTTGACGATCGCGCAGGTCTCGCCATTGCCCATCCTGCTGCTGCCAGGTGTGCGCTGCGGACCCGCGGTGCCGACGCTGGACGACATCGCAGACTTCGACGTGATGCGCGGCGAAGAAGCGGTTTGCCTGGGCATGCTGGAGGTCGGCGCCTTGAGCGGATCCGGCATCGCCTTGAGTCTGGGGTCGCACTGGAAGCTGGTCGAGATTCTCGACGGGACGATCACGGCGTGTTCGACCACCATGGGCGGCGAAGTGCTGCACGTGCTGCGTACCCAGACCGTGCTGAGCGCGAGCGTGGATTCCGAGCTCCCGGACACGCTCTCGCCACAGGACATCCGGATGCTGCAGCGCGGCCTGCTCGCCTGCGAAAACTTCGGCGTGCTGCGCGCCGCTTTCATGACCCGGCTGATGGAACGTGTGCCCGGCAGCAATGGCCGTGAGCGGCTGCTGTTCCTGCTGGGCGTGGTCATCGGCAGCACGATTACGCCATGGACGAAGCAACTGGCGGGCAGTCGCGTTCTCCTGCTGGGCGCGCGTCCCATCTGCCAGGCCTGGCATTTCGCCCTCACCGCGATGGGGGCGGCGCCGGTGTCGATCGAGCCGGAAACGGTCACCGCGGCCTACGTGGGTGCGTTGGTCCAGGCGGCCAACCTGGCTGCCCAGGAATGAGGAAGCCGCCGCCGGACTCTGTGCCGGCGGCGCCCCTGCGGCAGTCGTCAACGACAATTCCTGCAAATTCGTTCGACAAGAGGCGCACTGAGTCCTCAGGCGGCGCTGCTAGTCTTTTGCGCTGGAACTTTGAACCGCGCACCGCGATACCGATGGTCAGCGCAGCCGCCGTCGAATGCCGGCCATGCGAACGTCAAGCCGGCAATCCAGCCGGTTGCCATGGGTGCTCTTGCCATGACCCCACAGATACCACTGCCGAGCCCTGGCGCTTCCCGTGCCGCGAACGGTGCGCGACCGAATCGCTTGGACGAAATGCGCCGAGCGATCGCGATCGCCGGTGCATTGACCTTGCTGGCTTGCCAGCATCAAGGCAGTGGCGTGGACACGCTTTCGACCGCTACTCCGTTGAAAGACCAGCGTGTGCTTGGCGAAGAGTCGATCGCGCAACGCGCGGATGCAGATTCCCAATCACCGACGGATGAAAGGCAAAGCTGCGAAGACGGCAACGCCGTATGCTCCGGCACTCCCGTCCCAGCAGGGGCCGAGGCCATGGGTTCCGCTGCCTCCAAACCAAGCAGCGTCGTTCCGGCAACTAAGGGAGCCGAGGTGGCGAGTGTGCCAACTCGTGACGACACGGTGGCCCGGCAACCAGTCAATGCTCTCTCGTCGTCGCTTTATTCCCAGCATGAATTGCCAGCGCCGACGGCACGAGCCAATGCCGCGCGCAACGGTATTGCCGCAGTTGGCTTGAGCAGCACCGCCTCGGACACCAGCACGTGGTACGCGTGGCTTGCCTTGTTGGCGTTGTTGCTGCTGGTGGGATGGTGGTCGCGCCGTCGCGCGCATGCCCATACAGCTGCGGCAAGCCGCATGCGTGTTGCGGAAGTGGCCCCCGCACAGGTACCACTTTCGTCGCGGGAGCCGCTGACAGGCACTCCGTCCATTCCGCTGCAACGGCTCACCTTTGCTGCCGTCGGTAGCACGAACGATCCGATCGACCGGGCGATTGCATTGCCGGGAAGTGCGCGTGCTTCGCGCGCGCCGGAGACGGTGCAGTTGGCCTTGCCCAGCGACTACGGTAACGACTCAGCCTTGGCCGAGGCCAAGCGTCTGCTGGCAGCGGCGCGACCCGAGGACGCCTTGAGAACGCTGGAACCTTTGTTGTGCGAGGCTCCGCCCCATCTCGAGGCATGGATGGTCGCGGGCTGGGCGTGGTGGCGATTGGCTCAGGACAACGAGGGACACACTGCCTTCGTACAAGCCGGTTCAGCAGCGCAGGCTTTTGCGTGCGTACTGGAGTACGAACCGGATCGAGCTGATGTGATGACCCGGATTGCCCGCAGTCACCTGTTGCGTTCGCGCCACGCGCCCGGTGACCAGATGCGCAGGGAGTGTCTTGAGCAGGCCCTGGCTTGCCTGGCGCAGCGTAGCCAGGCACGCGCGGACGCACCGGCCGATCTCCTTGAACTGGCGCAAGCCTCCCTGCTGCGTGCCGACGCCAGCGAAAGCGGGGCGATCGCCGAACGAGAGCACTGGCTGCTGAAGGCGCAGCAGCACC
Encoded proteins:
- a CDS encoding dihydrodipicolinate synthase family protein, coding for MPNTSVTPFRGVYPIVNTTFKDDGSIDIDSQRRLVRFLLDAGAHGLGLFGNASEGYTLSGEERRRILEMIVREVDGRVPVIVSSGHTGTDLAVALSREAEAGGADGLMVLPPHFMKPDADGVFHYFRAISDAVSIPVMVQDAPLMSGVTIGAPLIARMARELEQVRYVKVEAPPTAPKISAILDGNDAPPVLFGGLNGQFLIEELDRGAVGTMPGSDLTAAFVSMWNLWEAGDRAGARREFARYLPLIRYELQPGLGVSVMKHNLVAAGVIDCARVRHPTRSLDAAGLREIAELRAELPLAELGWA
- a CDS encoding mandelate racemase/muconate lactonizing enzyme family protein produces the protein MTQRITRVTARAVRIPRDVSESMGTAGTPAALTGDAAQRYRWATHYRTLYAADHLETVLISVHTDAGLIGWGEAQAPVAPEVTCEIVRTLFAPLLVGEDALAPEAIWDRLYAAMRVRGHTGSFLVDAMAGIDLAIWDLCGKAFAQPVYRLLGGPCRTELPCYVSGLAGANVAQRVEEAQRLVAEGVTAFKLFMAEDPAACLAELDALRAAFGDRVELYVDALWRLDRSNAARFAAELEARNAGWLEAPLMPEDVAGHAELARRTRIPLAIGESYRTRYEMLPFLEQQAAAVLQPDLGRSGLTESRKLAALAQSFHVPIAPHVSIGLGPQLAAALHLAAATPNFLRLECNPRVQIIANRFLRTPLPTGAAYLSPPDAPGLGVEIDEAAIAPFVL
- a CDS encoding GntR family transcriptional regulator yields the protein MDTLPRLTRARASDSVADMLRASILGSTFRPGQRLDVKSLADQLGVSPTPVKDAINRLAAEGLIDIRPRSGTFVTDITPKMVEEIFEVRRGLECLAAELTMAHMTPALLRMFTALTRQLEAPVTNETERAEHERANVALHMLFVESSGNQRLVEMYRSLNAHLTIARIHSRQRPDATRMEAELHEHSALLEAIQAGDTPRLVQVLGDHIRRAGKDLVEDVTLAQSADRN
- a CDS encoding DUF4432 family protein; its protein translation is MSPLVFQQERNSGCRLRQFVYRGHRCVSLENATVRVVIAADKGADIIEFLYKPKDVECLWHSRHGLRDDAHLRLSSPLQGGHFREYFPGGWYEMLPNGPQPCEHRGAAFGHHGEATLLPWDYRIVRDDADGVGVVFSVRLGRIPLRLERAMFLEGEGGTVRLEEQVTNESGQTVEFLWGHHPTFGAPLVEPGARIFLPSGTTASTSDSVPDGSRVAAQARGTWPHLTAQAGAGDVDLSTIPHADAGSHEFVRLDDLIEGWFAIVNPQREVGFALRWDVATFPMVGLWQIWGGGQDYPWYGMPHLLALEPASDLPSLAESVRRGTAITLAGGQSRRTVLEATAFSSRSTVTHVGAGGAITDDAAAGEYA
- a CDS encoding bifunctional 4-hydroxy-2-oxoglutarate aldolase/2-dehydro-3-deoxy-phosphogluconate aldolase, encoding MKANPDATLELIGAGRVVAILRGDFGPHDDAIADALLAGGVTSLELTVDSPDALARIARLADRLSGRMAIGAGTVLTPAQVQAAASAGASFIVSPNRDRAVIQATVAAHMVALPGCQTPSEIVEAVAAGAQAVKLFPAEVLGPAFVRAVRGPLPHLRLVPTGGVTPAIAAQYRAAGAWAVGVGSELVGRGSTDRVDADGIGQRAVAFVEAMA
- a CDS encoding 2-dehydro-3-deoxygalactonokinase produces the protein MSKQQHVDATTVDRLIIDGGTTTTRVWAVRGTEVLAETRATVGARDTARDGSPQALHRAVEGLLEQASSTARLIHADWRAEGIVAAGMITSPLGLAEVPHVPAPADLRALANGARELTIAQVSPLPILLLPGVRCGPAVPTLDDIADFDVMRGEEAVCLGMLEVGALSGSGIALSLGSHWKLVEILDGTITACSTTMGGEVLHVLRTQTVLSASVDSELPDTLSPQDIRMLQRGLLACENFGVLRAAFMTRLMERVPGSNGRERLLFLLGVVIGSTITPWTKQLAGSRVLLLGARPICQAWHFALTAMGAAPVSIEPETVTAAYVGALVQAANLAAQE